The Salminus brasiliensis chromosome 8, fSalBra1.hap2, whole genome shotgun sequence genome has a window encoding:
- the tyw5 gene encoding tRNA wybutosine-synthesizing protein 5: protein MEHQEKVNVTVFSAVDKEVFQKKIYPLRRPAVLKGVPLGPCLEKWTVDYLTVKGRDREVKIHVSSVPQMDFLHKNFIYRTLPFSEFVQRAAATEHPEFFISKDESYYLRSLGEDARKDPADLKKQFPELAEDFHIPPFFEPEQFFSSVFRISSPGLQLWTHYDVMDNLLAQVTGRKRVVLYSPQDALHLYLSGDKSEVLDIDSPDLERYPDFVKACRYECVLEPGDLLFIPALWFHNTLALQFGVGINVFWRHLPMDSYDKKDPYGNKDPLAASRALQSVERALALLEDLPDDYRDFYARRMVLRIQSRAYTSQPAEPAQGK from the exons ATGGAACATCAGGAAAAAGTCAATGTGACTGTCTTCTCAGCTGTGGACAAAGAGGTCTTCCAAAAGAAGATCTATCCTTTG AGACGGCCAGCAGTACTTAAAGGAGTGCCTTTAGGGCCCTGCTTGGAAAAATGGACCGTGGATTACCTGACAGTGAAGGGACGCGATCGGGAGGTCAAAATTCACGTGTCTTCTGTGCCTCAGATGGACTTCTTGCACAAGAATTTTATATACAG GACTTTACCCTTCAGCGAGTTTGTTCAGAGAGCTGCAGCAACAGAGCACCCAGAGTTCTTCATAAGCAAG GATGAGAGTTACTACCTGCGGTCACTCGGAGAGGACGCTCGTAAG GACCCTGCTGACCTGAAGAAGCAGTTCCCTGAACTGGCAGAGGATTTCCACATACCTCCATTCTTTGAGCCTGAGCAGTTTTTCTCCAGTGTGTTTCGTATCAGCTCACCTGGGCTGCAGCTGTGGACGCATTATGAT GTCATGGACAACCTGCTGGCTCAGGTGACTGGTAGAAAGCGTGTTGTTCTCTACAGCCCTCAAGATGCCCTGCACCTGTACCTGTCAG GTGATAAGTCTGAGGTCTTGGACATTGACTCTCCAGACTTGGAGCGGTACCCAGACTTTGTGAAAGCGTGTCGCTACGAATGTGTTTTAGAACCAGGGGACCTGCTCTTCATCCCAG CTTTGTGGTTCCACAACACTTTGGCTCTTCAGTTTGGTGTGGGCATCAATGTCTTCTGGCGCCACCTTCCAATGGACAGTTATGATAAAAAGGACCCGTACGGAAATAAGGACCCCCTGGCAGCTTCACGGGCCCTGCAGTCCGTTGAGCGAGCTCTAGCTCTGTTGGAGGATCTGCCGGATGACTATCGGGACTTCTATGCCCGCCGCATGGTGCTGCGCATCCAAAGCCGGGCATACACTTCCCAACCTGCAGAACCAGCACAAGGAAAATGA
- the maip1 gene encoding m-AAA protease-interacting protein 1, mitochondrial, translated as MALPLLRWSCRRTTAVINSYFKFDRFIQNKTITKRLAPLGAVVCGGKSYSSDRDGGRQSPGVVVFSFHNPLVWVRTRIYHFLIKTYFDKDFSFEEFTKGAIHAFSHVSHLLSQCQFDALEGLVANDLVGKLKDKCADLPLSHKKALFADPDEIIYSVLWDMGIYYDDKGRRFVSILMRYLYFTSVNLPRDPVEGAKVFQITVDKEGKSKRLVTALYEFQREFTQGVTPDWTITRIEHSNLLD; from the exons ATGGCGCTGCCCTTGCTCAGATGGAGCTGTAGGAGGACTACAGCGGTTATAAACTCATATTTTAAGTTCGACAGATTTATACAAAATAAGACCATTACCAAAAGACTGGCTCCGTTAGGAGCTGTTGTGTGCGGTGGGAAGTCCTACAGCTCAGACCGTGATGGCGGCAGGCAGTCTCCGGGCGTTGTTGTATTTAGCTTCCACAACCCGTTGGTGTGGGTTCGGACCCGAATCTACCACTTTCTGATCAAGACTTACTTCGACAAAGATTTCAGCTTCGAAGAGTTCACCAAGGGGGCGATACAC GCTTTCTCACATGTGTCCCACCTGCTGTCTCAGTGTCAGTTCGATGCGCTTGAAGGCCTAGTCGCTAATGAT CTAGTAGGGAAACTGAAGGACAAATGTGCTGATCTCCCACTGAGCCACAAGAAGGCACTCTTTGCTGATCCAGATGAGATCATTTACTCAGTTCTATGGGACATGGGCATCTACTATGACGACAAGG GGAGGAGGTTTGTCAGCATTTTGATGCGGTACTTGTACTTTACCAGCGTCAATTTGCCAAGGGACCCTGTGGAAGGAGCAAAAGTCTTTCAGATAACCGTTGATAAAGAGGGCAAGAGCAAAAGACTGGTCACGGCACTTTATGA ATTCCAAAGGGAGTTTACCCAAGGAGTGACACCAGACTGGACCATTACAAGAATAGAGCACTCTAACCTGCTGGACTGA